In the genome of Mycobacterium kansasii ATCC 12478, one region contains:
- a CDS encoding GMC family oxidoreductase, giving the protein MSRLADRAVAAFGTALLPPEHGGPAPAQFVERVGRYVEQLPATQRFAVRAGVLSLAAASYLTTGRSLPRLNPADRARVLGRIAAVGPDMGAAVEGLKAIVLLANGADAYADELLARAQGHDPARPDAALTVTSSTDSPAVVTTDAVIVGSGAGGAMAARTLARAGLGVVVLEEGRRWTVEEFRTTHPIDRYAGLYRGAGATIALGRPSVVLPMGRAVGGTTVVNSGTCFRPPDAVQRRWRHEFGLDLADPDRLACHLDEVERTLQVAPAPLDIMGRNGNLLLDAATALGWRAAPIPRNAPGCGGCCQCAIGCPRNAKFGVHLNALPQACAAGARIVSRARVERVLHEHGRARGVRARRPDGTAIDVLANTVVVAAGATETPMLLWRSGLGGHPRLGRNLALHPATMVAGRFDEDVYAWRGVLQSAAVHEFHESDGVLIEATATPPGMGSMVFPGYGAELLGWLDRAARVATFGAMVADQGVGSVRSVRGEALVRYDIARADIAKLRVAMEAIGRLLFEAGAAEVLTGLPGATTVTSLPELREAVRRSDPASLHLAAFHPTGTAAAGADPQICPVDPTGRLRGVDGVWVADASILPSCAEVNPQVSIMALALAVADQIVARR; this is encoded by the coding sequence ATGAGCCGGCTGGCCGACCGGGCCGTGGCCGCGTTTGGGACGGCGTTGCTGCCACCCGAGCACGGGGGTCCGGCGCCGGCTCAGTTCGTCGAGCGCGTCGGGCGCTACGTCGAACAGCTGCCGGCGACGCAACGGTTCGCGGTGCGCGCCGGGGTGCTGTCGCTGGCGGCCGCGAGCTACCTGACCACGGGCCGGTCGTTGCCACGATTGAACCCGGCGGACCGGGCCCGGGTGCTGGGCCGGATTGCGGCCGTCGGTCCAGATATGGGTGCCGCGGTGGAGGGCCTGAAAGCGATCGTGCTGCTGGCCAACGGCGCGGACGCCTACGCCGACGAGCTGCTCGCCCGGGCCCAGGGGCACGACCCGGCGCGCCCGGATGCCGCGCTGACCGTCACGTCGTCGACGGATAGCCCTGCGGTCGTCACCACCGATGCGGTGATCGTCGGCTCCGGGGCCGGCGGGGCCATGGCCGCGCGCACGCTGGCACGGGCCGGCCTCGGCGTCGTCGTGCTCGAGGAGGGGCGGCGCTGGACGGTCGAGGAGTTCCGCACCACCCACCCGATCGACCGATATGCCGGCCTTTACCGCGGCGCCGGGGCCACCATCGCGCTGGGCCGCCCGTCGGTGGTGCTGCCGATGGGCCGGGCGGTCGGCGGCACCACCGTGGTCAACTCCGGCACCTGCTTTCGGCCGCCCGATGCGGTGCAACGGCGCTGGCGCCACGAGTTCGGGCTTGACCTGGCGGACCCGGACCGGCTGGCCTGCCACCTCGACGAGGTCGAGCGCACGCTGCAGGTCGCGCCGGCTCCGCTGGACATCATGGGCCGCAACGGCAACCTGTTGCTCGATGCCGCCACCGCGCTGGGCTGGCGGGCAGCGCCCATCCCGCGCAACGCGCCCGGCTGTGGCGGCTGTTGCCAGTGCGCGATCGGCTGCCCCCGCAACGCCAAGTTCGGGGTACACCTCAACGCGCTGCCGCAGGCCTGCGCGGCCGGGGCGCGGATCGTCTCCCGGGCGCGCGTGGAACGGGTGTTGCACGAGCACGGACGCGCCCGCGGCGTGCGCGCCCGCCGGCCCGACGGCACCGCGATCGACGTGCTGGCAAACACCGTCGTCGTCGCCGCCGGCGCCACCGAGACGCCGATGTTGTTGTGGCGCAGCGGTCTTGGCGGCCATCCCCGGCTCGGCCGGAACCTCGCGCTGCACCCGGCGACGATGGTCGCCGGCCGGTTCGACGAAGACGTGTACGCCTGGCGCGGAGTGTTGCAAAGTGCGGCGGTCCACGAGTTCCACGAATCCGACGGGGTGCTGATCGAGGCGACGGCCACGCCACCGGGCATGGGCTCGATGGTCTTTCCCGGCTACGGCGCAGAACTGCTCGGCTGGCTGGATCGGGCGGCTCGGGTCGCTACCTTCGGTGCGATGGTTGCCGACCAGGGCGTGGGGTCGGTCCGGTCAGTGCGGGGGGAGGCGCTGGTGCGCTACGACATCGCCCGCGCCGACATCGCCAAGCTGCGAGTCGCCATGGAGGCCATCGGCCGGCTGCTTTTCGAGGCCGGGGCGGCCGAGGTACTCACCGGCCTGCCCGGCGCCACGACGGTGACGTCGCTGCCCGAGCTGCGGGAGGCGGTGCGGCGCAGCGACCCCGCAAGCCTGCACCTGGCGGCCTTCCATCCGACCGGGACCGCGGCCGCCGGCGCCGACCCGCAGATCTGTCCAGTCGACCCGACCGGCCGGCTGCGCGGCGTCGACGGTGTGTGGGTTGCCGACGCATCGATTCTGCCCAGCTGTGCGGAGGTGAACCCGCAGGTGTCGATCATGGCGCTGGCACTGGCCGTGGCCGACCAGATAGTCGCCCGTCGCTGA
- a CDS encoding Ppx/GppA phosphatase family protein, whose product MRLGVLDVGSNTVHLLVVDAHRGGHPTPMSSTKATLRLAEATDSSGKITRRGADKLVSTIDEFAKIAVSSGCAELMAFATSAVREAENSEDVLARVSKETGVELQVLGGVDESRLTFLAVRRWYGWSAGRIVNLDIGGGSLELSSGVDEEPEVALSLPLGAGRLTREWLPDDPPGRRRVAMLRDWLDSELSDASAAVLEAGNPDLAVATSKTFRSLARLTGAAPSAAGPRVKRMLTANGLRQLISFISRMTTADRAELEGVSAERAPQIVAGALVAEASMRALSIEAVDICPWALREGVILRRLDSEADGTAFMETSPVATSVRDAGGQLVDRNAAPRSRGNKP is encoded by the coding sequence GTGAGATTGGGCGTGCTGGACGTGGGCAGCAACACGGTCCATCTACTGGTGGTAGATGCTCACCGTGGTGGGCATCCGACGCCGATGAGTTCGACGAAGGCCACGCTGCGTCTGGCCGAAGCCACCGACAGCTCGGGCAAGATCACCAGGCGCGGTGCCGACAAACTGGTGTCGACCATCGACGAGTTCGCCAAGATCGCGGTGAGCTCCGGCTGTGCCGAGTTGATGGCCTTCGCCACCTCCGCCGTGCGGGAAGCCGAGAACTCCGAAGATGTGCTGGCCCGGGTGAGCAAGGAAACCGGTGTCGAGTTGCAGGTACTGGGCGGGGTCGACGAGTCCCGGCTGACCTTCCTGGCGGTGCGACGATGGTACGGCTGGAGTGCGGGCCGCATCGTCAACCTCGACATCGGCGGCGGTTCGCTGGAGTTGTCCAGCGGCGTGGATGAGGAGCCCGAGGTGGCGCTGTCGCTGCCGCTGGGCGCCGGCCGGTTGACCCGCGAATGGCTGCCCGACGATCCGCCCGGCCGGCGGCGGGTCGCGATGCTGCGTGACTGGCTCGACTCAGAACTGTCGGACGCCAGTGCGGCCGTTCTGGAGGCAGGCAATCCTGACCTCGCGGTCGCCACATCGAAGACGTTTCGTTCGCTGGCACGGCTGACCGGAGCGGCGCCGTCGGCCGCCGGCCCGCGGGTGAAGCGGATGCTGACGGCCAACGGCCTCAGGCAACTCATATCTTTCATCTCTAGGATGACGACCGCTGACCGTGCAGAACTGGAAGGAGTCAGCGCCGAGCGCGCGCCGCAGATCGTAGCGGGGGCTCTGGTCGCGGAGGCAAGCATGCGAGCGCTGTCGATAGAAGCGGTGGATATCTGCCCGTGGGCGCTGCGGGAAGGTGTGATCTTGCGCCGACTCGACAGCGAGGCCGACGGGACCGCCTTCATGGAAACTTCGCCGGTGGCGACATCGGTGCGCGATGCTGGAGGTCAGTTAGTAGATCGGAATGCCGCTCCCCGATCGAGAGGCAACAAACCATGA
- the regX gene encoding two-component sensory transduction protein RegX: MTNVLIVEDEESLADPLAFLLRKEGFEATVVTDGPAALAEFDRSGADIVLLDLMLPGMSGTDVCKQLRARSSVPVIMVTARDSEIDKVVGLELGADDYVTKPYSARELIARIRAVLRRGGDDDAESSDGILESGPVRMDVERHVVSVNGEVITLPLKEFDLLEYLMRNSGRVLTRGQLIDRVWGADYVGDTKTLDVHVKRLRSKIEADPANPVHLVTVRGLGYKLEG; the protein is encoded by the coding sequence ATGACCAACGTGCTGATCGTAGAGGACGAGGAGTCGTTGGCCGATCCGCTGGCATTTCTGTTGCGCAAGGAGGGCTTCGAGGCGACGGTGGTGACCGATGGTCCGGCGGCGTTGGCCGAGTTCGACCGGTCCGGCGCCGACATCGTGCTGCTGGATCTGATGCTGCCGGGGATGTCGGGCACCGACGTGTGCAAGCAGTTGCGTGCCCGGTCCAGCGTTCCGGTGATCATGGTGACGGCTCGGGACAGCGAGATCGACAAGGTGGTCGGACTCGAGTTGGGCGCTGACGACTACGTGACCAAGCCGTATTCGGCACGCGAGTTGATCGCCCGAATCCGCGCGGTGCTTCGCCGCGGCGGCGACGACGACGCCGAATCGAGCGACGGCATCCTGGAGTCCGGGCCGGTGCGGATGGACGTCGAGCGTCATGTCGTCTCGGTGAACGGCGAGGTCATTACTTTGCCGCTCAAGGAGTTCGACCTGCTGGAATACCTGATGCGCAACAGCGGGCGGGTGTTGACCCGCGGCCAGCTGATCGACCGGGTCTGGGGTGCGGACTACGTTGGCGACACCAAGACGCTCGACGTCCACGTCAAGCGCCTGCGGTCCAAAATCGAGGCCGACCCCGCCAATCCGGTGCACTTGGTGACGGTGCGGGGACTCGGTTACAAGCTCGAGGGCTGA
- a CDS encoding PE family protein, which yields MSFLIAAPDPLLAAAGDLMGIGSAIDSANETAAVPTTKLLAAAGDEVSAAIATLFNTYAEEYQQLSAQAGAFHDHFVRTLQAGMSSYASAETANAAQQLLNVLNAPSRALLGRPMIGNGFDGAPGTGQAGEAGGLLFGNGGNGASGAPGQAGGAGGDAGLIGSGGIGGTGGIGARGGNGGAGGWLLGNGGAGGTGGIGAAGGNGGSAYFFGDGGAGGRGGTGLGGANGLSPTDTGTAATGQRGDNASGTDNFPHGGSGEIGSPGGTGIGGGTGGAGGDAKLILTKAAAPVLYEAIAGNGGDGGPGPNGGAGGTGGNATVMPDGSGGPGLSVTGLARGGGGGYGADAGAAGGSGGAGGHGGAATSSTLHATAFGGFGRDGGNGAAGDLSGGAGGNGGVGGNGGQAGLFIGNGGAGGAGGAGGAGGFGMSGGAGGVGGDGGMASAAGGNGTGGLGGDGGDGADGKTAGGHGGNGGTGGIGGNGGRLYGNGGAAGDGGAGGAGGAGGSGGSGGAGGAGGDLTAGIGKGGDGGNGGDGGDGGDGGDGGNGGAAGRFGLGGLLGPTSDGGIRIGIGAGPLGSGGAAGAGGAAGAAGAAAVGGTAGSGLADGTAGINGADGTAGTAGVAGQAGQPGPSATWPIFF from the coding sequence ATGTCATTCCTGATCGCGGCGCCCGACCCGTTGCTGGCGGCAGCGGGCGACCTCATGGGGATCGGCTCGGCAATCGACTCGGCCAACGAGACCGCGGCAGTCCCAACAACTAAGTTGCTGGCCGCCGCCGGCGATGAGGTGTCAGCGGCAATCGCCACCCTATTCAACACTTACGCCGAGGAGTACCAACAGTTAAGCGCCCAGGCGGGCGCCTTTCACGACCACTTCGTGCGCACCCTGCAGGCCGGCATGAGTTCCTATGCCAGCGCCGAGACCGCCAACGCCGCCCAGCAACTGCTCAACGTGCTCAACGCACCCTCGCGGGCATTGCTGGGACGCCCAATGATCGGCAACGGCTTCGACGGGGCGCCAGGCACCGGGCAGGCCGGTGAAGCGGGCGGCTTGTTGTTCGGCAACGGCGGCAACGGCGCCTCCGGCGCGCCCGGACAAGCCGGCGGTGCCGGCGGCGACGCCGGACTCATCGGCAGTGGCGGGATCGGCGGGACCGGCGGCATCGGGGCGCGCGGCGGAAACGGCGGCGCCGGGGGCTGGCTGTTGGGCAACGGTGGCGCCGGCGGCACCGGCGGGATCGGCGCTGCCGGCGGCAATGGCGGCAGCGCCTACTTCTTCGGAGACGGCGGAGCCGGCGGGCGCGGCGGCACCGGACTCGGCGGCGCCAACGGCCTCAGCCCGACCGATACCGGCACCGCCGCCACCGGGCAGCGCGGCGACAATGCGTCGGGAACCGATAACTTCCCGCACGGCGGCTCGGGCGAGATTGGCAGTCCGGGCGGAACTGGTATCGGCGGCGGTACGGGCGGGGCCGGCGGTGACGCGAAACTCATCCTGACCAAGGCCGCCGCTCCGGTTCTGTACGAAGCCATCGCCGGTAACGGAGGCGACGGCGGTCCCGGGCCCAACGGCGGCGCTGGCGGGACCGGCGGCAACGCCACTGTCATGCCGGATGGAAGCGGTGGCCCCGGGCTGTCGGTCACGGGTTTGGCGCGCGGCGGCGGCGGCGGTTACGGAGCCGACGCTGGCGCGGCCGGCGGCTCGGGCGGCGCCGGCGGCCACGGCGGTGCCGCCACATCCTCCACCCTCCATGCGACAGCCTTCGGAGGATTCGGCAGAGACGGTGGCAACGGCGCGGCCGGTGATCTGTCCGGCGGGGCGGGCGGCAACGGGGGTGTTGGCGGCAACGGGGGTCAGGCCGGGCTATTCATCGGCAACGGTGGCGCCGGTGGCGCTGGCGGCGCTGGCGGCGCCGGCGGGTTCGGGATGTCGGGCGGCGCCGGTGGCGTCGGCGGTGACGGCGGGATGGCATCAGCTGCCGGCGGCAACGGCACGGGTGGTCTGGGCGGCGACGGCGGCGACGGCGCTGACGGAAAGACCGCCGGCGGCCACGGCGGCAACGGCGGCACCGGCGGTATCGGCGGTAACGGCGGGCGGCTGTACGGCAACGGCGGCGCGGCCGGTGATGGCGGTGCCGGCGGCGCCGGCGGCGCCGGTGGTTCGGGCGGTTCCGGCGGAGCCGGCGGCGCCGGGGGTGATCTCACCGCAGGCATAGGCAAGGGCGGCGACGGCGGTAACGGCGGCGACGGCGGTGACGGCGGCGACGGCGGCGACGGCGGCAACGGCGGGGCCGCTGGAAGGTTCGGCCTCGGTGGATTGCTCGGGCCCACCAGCGATGGCGGAATCCGGATAGGCATTGGCGCCGGCCCGCTGGGATCGGGCGGCGCTGCTGGCGCAGGCGGAGCGGCAGGTGCCGCTGGGGCGGCCGCTGTCGGCGGCACCGCCGGAAGCGGATTGGCCGACGGCACCGCCGGGATTAACGGCGCCGATGGCACTGCCGGCACGGCAGGCGTCGCGGGCCAAGCCGGTCAGCCCGGCCCATCAGCAACCTGGCCGATATTCTTCTAG
- a CDS encoding thioesterase family protein, translating into MSAMFTTAMALRQVDAAADEAVFHGELNRHWTIGPKVHGGAMMALCANAARMAYGGAAAQPALQPVVVSANFLWAPDPGAMRLVTSIRKRGRRIGVVDVELTQGERTAVHAVVTLGEPEHQGCGGGTPLLSANPVVDLMAPEPPDDVAPIGPGHPLAGLVHLGEGCDVRPLLSTLQPDTDGRPPVIQMWARPRGVAPDPLFALMCGDLSAPVTFAVDRTGWAPTVQLTAFLRALVADGWLRIIATCMEIGHDWFDEDHTVVDSMGRLVVQARQLAMVPAAG; encoded by the coding sequence ATGAGCGCGATGTTCACCACCGCCATGGCGCTGCGGCAGGTCGACGCTGCTGCCGATGAAGCGGTATTTCACGGCGAGCTGAACCGGCACTGGACGATCGGTCCCAAGGTGCATGGCGGCGCGATGATGGCACTGTGCGCCAATGCCGCCCGGATGGCTTACGGAGGGGCGGCAGCACAGCCGGCACTGCAACCGGTCGTCGTATCGGCCAACTTCCTGTGGGCGCCGGATCCGGGAGCGATGCGACTGGTCACGTCGATCCGCAAGCGTGGCCGCCGGATCGGCGTCGTCGACGTCGAGCTGACTCAGGGTGAGCGCACCGCGGTGCACGCCGTTGTCACGCTGGGCGAACCAGAGCACCAGGGCTGCGGTGGGGGGACCCCGCTGCTGTCGGCGAACCCGGTCGTGGATCTGATGGCACCCGAACCTCCCGACGATGTCGCGCCGATCGGACCGGGCCACCCGCTGGCCGGACTGGTGCACCTGGGCGAGGGCTGCGACGTGCGGCCGCTGCTGTCGACGCTGCAGCCCGATACCGACGGGCGGCCGCCGGTCATCCAGATGTGGGCGCGCCCGCGCGGGGTGGCTCCTGATCCGCTTTTCGCGCTCATGTGCGGGGATTTGTCGGCGCCGGTCACCTTTGCCGTAGACCGCACCGGCTGGGCGCCGACCGTCCAGCTCACCGCCTTCCTTCGGGCGCTGGTCGCCGACGGCTGGCTGCGGATCATCGCCACCTGCATGGAGATCGGACACGACTGGTTCGACGAGGACCACACCGTCGTCGACAGCATGGGCCGTCTGGTGGTGCAAGCACGTCAATTGGCGATGGTCCCGGCCGCTGGCTAG
- a CDS encoding FadR/GntR family transcriptional regulator, translating into MNQSSAFQPPDRLRVDEQIAASIADAILDGVFPPGSTLPPERDLAAQFGVNRTSLRQGLARLQQMGLIEVRHGSGSVVRDPEGLTHPAVVEALVRKLGPDFLAELLEIRAALGPLIGRLAAQRHTPDDAHALRDALAALRDADGAAARQAADLAYFRVLIHSTRNRALGLLYRWVEHAFGGREHELTGAYNDAEPVLADLRAITKAVLECDPVAAGAAVEAYLRASALRMIVAYTEGSAS; encoded by the coding sequence ATGAACCAGTCAAGTGCCTTTCAGCCGCCGGACCGTCTGCGCGTCGACGAACAGATCGCCGCGTCGATCGCGGACGCCATCCTGGACGGGGTCTTCCCGCCCGGCTCGACGCTGCCGCCGGAGCGTGACCTGGCGGCACAGTTCGGGGTCAACCGCACGTCGCTGCGGCAGGGGCTGGCCCGGCTGCAGCAGATGGGCCTGATCGAGGTCAGACACGGCAGCGGCAGCGTGGTACGCGATCCCGAGGGGCTCACCCATCCCGCCGTGGTCGAGGCGCTGGTACGCAAACTGGGTCCGGATTTCCTCGCCGAACTGCTGGAGATCCGCGCGGCGCTAGGTCCGTTGATCGGCCGCCTGGCCGCACAGCGACACACCCCCGACGATGCCCACGCATTACGCGACGCCCTGGCAGCACTGCGGGACGCCGATGGTGCCGCCGCCCGGCAGGCGGCCGATCTCGCGTATTTCCGGGTGCTCATCCACAGCACCCGTAACCGCGCACTGGGGTTGCTGTATCGCTGGGTCGAGCACGCCTTCGGCGGCCGCGAGCACGAGCTGACCGGGGCCTACAACGACGCCGAACCGGTGCTGGCCGATCTGCGAGCGATCACCAAGGCGGTGCTGGAGTGCGACCCTGTTGCCGCCGGCGCGGCCGTCGAGGCGTATCTGCGCGCCAGCGCGCTGCGGATGATCGTGGCCTACACCGAGGGATCCGCGAGCTGA
- a CDS encoding membrane protein, with product MTGPHSDTEDTKQISVAELLARNGTIGAPAVTRRRRRRRGDSDSVTVAELTGEIPIIREDRRGKAETPAPTVPAEPPSQPKPGKPRVEVAEPARPSPPEPEPVAAEPAAEEPAMARYWSEPEPRWPRSEPIARRKSGPERSEYPRPLRHTEEGDTSEQQSGAEHMSPDPVGHYVDSSVEAIDVAVDEAEPVADETAYARSYLHDVDGAAERTLFGGQSLADEVARRRGEAPPAVFDAERLDSDRADKTGSGRAPGALVALWRGTVVVLQSIMAVIFGAGLFIAFDQLWRWNSIVALVLSVLVILGLVVAVRVVRKTEDIASTLIAVAVGALITWGPLVLSLQTG from the coding sequence ATGACTGGACCACATTCCGACACGGAGGACACCAAGCAGATCTCGGTCGCCGAACTACTGGCCCGAAACGGCACCATCGGCGCCCCTGCGGTGACCCGGCGGCGCCGCCGTCGCCGCGGCGATAGCGATTCGGTCACGGTGGCCGAGCTGACCGGCGAAATCCCGATCATTCGCGAGGACCGGCGCGGCAAGGCCGAGACTCCCGCGCCCACTGTGCCGGCCGAACCGCCAAGTCAGCCAAAGCCCGGCAAACCGCGAGTCGAGGTTGCCGAGCCGGCCCGCCCGTCGCCTCCAGAACCGGAGCCGGTCGCCGCAGAACCGGCAGCCGAGGAGCCGGCCATGGCCAGGTACTGGTCCGAACCGGAACCACGCTGGCCCAGATCCGAGCCGATCGCCCGACGCAAGTCGGGCCCCGAGCGCAGCGAGTACCCGCGACCCCTGCGCCACACCGAAGAAGGCGACACCTCCGAGCAGCAGTCCGGTGCCGAGCACATGAGTCCCGACCCGGTTGGCCACTACGTCGACAGCTCGGTGGAGGCGATAGACGTCGCGGTAGACGAGGCCGAACCGGTCGCCGACGAGACGGCCTACGCGCGTTCCTACCTACACGATGTGGACGGCGCCGCCGAGCGGACCCTGTTCGGCGGGCAGTCGCTGGCCGACGAGGTGGCCCGGCGGCGGGGCGAGGCACCCCCGGCGGTGTTCGACGCCGAGCGGCTCGACAGCGACCGTGCCGACAAAACAGGTTCCGGCCGTGCCCCGGGGGCGCTGGTGGCCCTGTGGCGCGGCACGGTGGTGGTGCTGCAGTCAATAATGGCCGTCATCTTCGGCGCCGGTCTGTTTATCGCCTTCGACCAGCTGTGGCGATGGAACAGCATCGTGGCATTGGTGCTCTCGGTCTTGGTGATCCTCGGGCTGGTGGTCGCGGTGCGAGTAGTCCGTAAGACCGAGGACATCGCCAGTACGTTGATCGCGGTTGCGGTCGGCGCGCTGATTACCTGGGGACCGTTGGTGCTATCCCTGCAAACCGGCTAG
- a CDS encoding sugar phosphate isomerase/epimerase family protein, giving the protein MRPAIKVGLSTASVYPLRAEAAFEYAARLGYDGVELMVWGESVSQDVDAVRRLSRRYRVPVLSVHAPCLLISQRVWGANPIPKLERSVRAAERLGAQTVVVHPPFRWQRRYAEGFGEQVAALEASSDVMVAVENMFPFRADRLFGAGQSRERMRRRGGGPGPAISAFAPSYDPLDGNHAHYTLDLSHTSTAGTDALDMARRMGRGLVHLHLCDGSGLPADEHLVPGRGTQPTAAVCQMLAGGGFTGHVVLEVSTSSARSASEREAMLVESLQFARTHLLR; this is encoded by the coding sequence GTGCGTCCAGCAATCAAAGTCGGCTTGTCGACGGCTTCGGTGTACCCGCTGCGGGCCGAAGCCGCATTCGAGTATGCGGCCCGACTCGGCTACGACGGAGTCGAGCTGATGGTGTGGGGCGAATCGGTCAGCCAGGACGTCGACGCGGTCAGGAGGCTGTCGCGACGCTACCGCGTGCCGGTGCTGTCCGTGCACGCGCCATGCCTGTTGATCTCGCAACGGGTATGGGGCGCCAACCCGATTCCCAAGCTGGAGCGCAGTGTGCGGGCCGCCGAACGACTGGGCGCGCAGACGGTCGTGGTACACCCGCCGTTCCGGTGGCAACGGCGCTACGCCGAGGGGTTCGGTGAGCAGGTCGCCGCGCTGGAAGCGTCCAGCGACGTGATGGTCGCCGTCGAAAACATGTTTCCGTTCCGGGCGGACCGGCTGTTCGGGGCCGGCCAATCACGGGAACGGATGCGCCGGCGCGGCGGTGGTCCGGGTCCGGCGATTTCGGCGTTCGCGCCGTCCTACGACCCGCTGGACGGCAATCACGCCCATTACACGCTGGACCTCTCGCATACCTCGACCGCGGGCACCGATGCGCTGGATATGGCCCGCCGGATGGGCCGGGGTCTGGTGCACCTGCACCTGTGCGACGGCAGCGGGCTGCCCGCCGATGAACACCTGGTGCCCGGTCGCGGCACGCAGCCCACCGCCGCGGTGTGCCAGATGCTGGCCGGTGGTGGCTTCACCGGCCATGTGGTGCTGGAGGTGTCCACCTCGTCGGCACGTTCGGCGAGCGAGCGTGAAGCCATGCTGGTGGAGTCCCTGCAGTTCGCCCGGACCCATCTGCTGCGGTGA
- a CDS encoding sensor histidine kinase, which produces MTVFSALLLAGVLSVLALAVGVAAGNRLSQRVARRRQQAATERAGITVAQMLQRIVALMPMGAAVVDAHRDVVYLNHRARELGLVRDRQLDDQAWRAAQQALGGDDVEFDLSPAKRAAGRSGLLVHGHARLLSEEDRRFVVVFVHDQSDYARMEATRRDFVANVSHELKTPVGAMALLAEALLASPDDSDTVRRFAEKVLIEANRLGDMVAELIELSRLQGAEGLHNVTDVDVDTIVSEAISRHKVAADTADIEVRTDAPSGLRVLGDQTLLVTALANLVSNAIAYSPRGSLVSISRRRRGDNVEIAVTDRGIGIALEDQERVFERFFRGDKARSRATGGSGLGLAIVKHVAANHNGSIGVWSKPGTGSTFTLSIPAAECDESELSDQLRARDARPNRSQREEELSR; this is translated from the coding sequence GTGACTGTGTTCTCGGCACTGTTGCTGGCCGGGGTCTTGTCCGTGCTGGCGCTGGCCGTAGGTGTTGCGGCGGGAAACCGCCTGTCGCAGCGGGTCGCGCGGCGCCGCCAGCAAGCTGCCACCGAGCGGGCCGGGATCACCGTCGCGCAGATGCTGCAGCGCATCGTCGCCCTGATGCCGATGGGTGCGGCGGTGGTGGATGCCCATCGCGACGTCGTCTATCTCAACCATCGGGCCAGGGAGCTGGGCCTGGTGCGCGACCGGCAGCTCGACGACCAAGCCTGGCGGGCCGCGCAGCAGGCGTTGGGCGGTGACGACGTCGAGTTCGATCTGTCACCCGCCAAGCGTGCGGCCGGCCGTTCCGGGCTATTGGTGCACGGGCACGCCCGGTTGCTGAGCGAGGAAGACCGCAGGTTCGTCGTGGTCTTCGTCCATGACCAGTCCGACTATGCCCGGATGGAGGCGACCAGGCGCGACTTCGTGGCCAATGTGAGCCACGAACTCAAGACCCCGGTCGGGGCGATGGCCTTGCTTGCCGAAGCGCTACTCGCGTCGCCGGATGACTCCGACACCGTTCGTCGGTTCGCCGAGAAGGTGCTCATTGAGGCCAATCGACTTGGCGACATGGTTGCGGAGCTGATCGAGCTGTCCCGGTTGCAGGGCGCCGAGGGACTGCACAATGTGACCGACGTTGACGTCGACACCATTGTGTCCGAAGCGATTTCACGTCACAAAGTAGCCGCGGACACTGCCGACATCGAGGTTCGTACCGATGCGCCCAGCGGGCTACGGGTGCTCGGTGACCAAACCCTGCTGGTTACCGCGTTGGCCAACCTGGTTTCCAATGCGATCGCCTATTCACCACGCGGGTCGCTGGTCTCGATCAGCCGGCGCCGCCGCGGTGACAACGTCGAGATCGCCGTCACCGACCGCGGGATCGGGATCGCGCTCGAGGACCAGGAGCGGGTCTTCGAGCGATTCTTCCGGGGCGACAAGGCGCGCTCGCGGGCCACCGGCGGCAGCGGGCTGGGACTGGCCATCGTCAAGCACGTCGCCGCCAACCACAACGGGAGCATCGGCGTGTGGAGCAAACCTGGAACCGGGTCCACGTTCACGTTGTCGATTCCGGCGGCGGAATGCGATGAGAGCGAGCTATCTGACCAACTGCGGGCGCGCGACGCGCGACCCAACAGGTCACAACGAGAGGAAGAGCTGAGTCGATGA